The Sulfurovum riftiae region TTTTATTTTAGAGGTTGTAACATTTTTGTCTACACATTTCCATCGAAAAGAAAATGGGAACTTTTGTTTATATGTATGAAACTTTTTCCATGTTCCTTCAGATAAATATTCAACTGAAAACTGTACTTTTTTATCGATACCAATGTAATAACACATTTGATCAATCTGTACTGTTCTGTTGAAATCAAACGTTGCAACCGGATACATTTTATAATGCAATACTTCGTAGTTTTGTGGTGTTTCTTTACTCCCCAAACCATTAAACGCATAAATAAAAAAACTGGCTACCAGAATGAGGAGGAGCGAATAACGTATGAGTGCTATATTTTTCATATATCTATAAGTATTAATACCTATTAAAACCATTAAGATTATAGCTATTGCCATATAGGTATAATCGCTATGTACATAAATCACTATAAACAGGAGGGGAGGAACGATACTCAGCACCTGCATTGTGAATAATGGCTTATTCGTTTTCATAGCATATCTTCTAGTAGTTATTTTGATGTGGATTATAGCACATAATTCATTCTCGCATATAAAACTTCAGTCTTAAATGATACACTTTTATTACCAAATTTTGTTAAAAAAACTTCTCAATACCATACAAAGGAATTCCTTTATAGATGCAACAAATTAAAGATTGGAAAATTTTTATTATTATAGCACTGACTGTTTTAGCTCTAGTGTTTGTTATATGGAGTTTCAATGGTCATTGGCCTACTGAACATTCACCATATAATACTTATGCCATTCAAGCACAGGCATGGATAAATGGGAAAATAACTATTGAAAATTATTCACATCTTGAACTTGCATTTTATCACGATAATGTATACGTTAGTTTTCCACCATTTCCCTCTTTCATTATGTTACCATTTGTTGCTATTTGGGGTCTTAACACACCTGATAATTTTATTGGTCTATTTTTTGGTATTTTGGGTATTTTTTATAGTTATAAATTAGCAAGAAATTTTATAAACTCAGTTACAATAAGTATTTTTTTAGCATTTTTTCTTACATTGTCTTCAAATTATATTTTTCTCATACAAAATGGATGGGTATGGTTTTTTGCCCAAACACTGAGTTTTACTTTTACTATAATGGCATTTTATTATGCTACCAAAAAAGATACAAACTTTTACCTGGCTTTCCTTTTTTTGGCCTTCGCTATAGGATGCAGACCATTTCAAATACTCTATGGATTTCTACTTTTGTATCTTCTATTAAAAAAGACTCACTCCTTAAAACAAATACTTTTTTATATTCTACCTGCCATATTGGTTGGCTTTACATATGCTTTATATAACTATATAAGATTTGATAGTTTTATTGAGTTTGGTCATAATTATTTACCGGAAATGACAGATAGTAAATATGGACAATTTCATATATATTATGTGGCAGATAATATAAAAAAACTTTTTCTCATTCCAAATATTAATACCAATGGAATAATGAATTACCCTAAATTCAATGGATTTTCAATTTTTCTTTTAAATCCGATTATTACTGTTACAATTATTCTATTTGTATTTTACATTATTTCATTATTATTTAGAAAAGAGCAGACAGCATCTAAAAATATCTTATTTATTGCCTTTGTAGTTCTATCTACTATTGTTCTGCATACACTTCTTATTTGTATGCATATCACCATGGGAGGATGGCAATGGGGAAACCGATATATAATAGATACCTTGCCTGCTTTTTTTCTCTTGTTATGTTTTATAAGCCGTTATATTAAAATAAACTGGCTGTATTTCATACCATTTTTCATATATGGTTTAGTGCTAAATACAATTGGAATCACTCTTTTTTATTTAGGAAAGTCTTAAAATTTATGCTACAAGGATAGAATATGACATTGCAAAAACTTTTTTTAACCTTCTTCGGTGCCGGCTTGAGCCCCAAAGCACCCGGGACCGCAGGCACACTCGCTTCACTTCCGGTAGGTTTGGCCGTACTGCACTATTTTGGTATGGAGACACTCTTCATGCTCACGTTCGCCATTACGATCATCGGGATCTTTGAAATCAACAAATATGAGAACCTTACAGGGGAACATGACCAGCAGGAGATCGTCATCGATGAAGCGGCGGGGATGTGGCTGAGTCTTATGATCGCCTCTTCGACCGCTGCTACAATGAGTTACCCCTATGCGGATGTACTAGCGATCATCCTGAGTTTCGCAGCTTTCAGGCTGTTCGATATCTGGAAGCCCTCCACGATTGGCTGGATCGACAGAGAGGTCAAAGGGGGCCTTGGTGTCATGATGGATGATGTGATCGCAGGGATCGCAGGCGGTTTCCTGACCGTAGTCATTATGATGGGTGTTGAAAGACTTTTTTAATCGATCAGGCGTCTGAGTATCATACCGATGGTCTCTTCATATGCTTTCATTGTTTCGGGCTTGACCTCATCTCCGGAACGGAACAGTACATGACACTTCTCAAGCGATTTACGTACTTCATCATCCATCCATTTTGAGGTAAAGTCCCGTCCCATCTCAAGCAGTACCTTGTTACGCAGTGCGTGTGAACGGCTGGCGATCTTCGTGGCATGGAACAGTGCCCGGTTCAAAAGGATATAAGGAAAATTGACATTCTTCATGGGACCGGCTTCAAGGTACCGCTTCCCCAGCTTCTGTCCGAGTACTTTGACCTCCGAGAGTTCGTTGAAACCGAAGAATACTCCGGCACCACCTACCATAGCACCTATGGCAGACCCAAGGAAAAGCGTACTGCCTCCCAGAAGAAGATCGATGCCTGCACCGGTCATCGCACCGCCTGTCGTGCCCGTGATAAGGAGCTCTTTACGGCTCAGTCCGAAAAGCGAAGCACTCTCTTTGGAGAAAAGGTCCATACCGTCAAAAAGCAGTGCCTGCTGCGCCTTTTCAAGGTTCTCATGGTGCCAGACCTTCTCTACCCTTTTTTGTTCAAGCTCTTCATACTCCCGCAGTCTTGCTTTGTAGCGTTCAAGTACCAAGGTCTTCTCTTTTTCTGTCGCATCCTCCTCTTTAATAGGAAGTCTCTCTACATGTGAAAGAGAGTGATAAAGCAGCTGTGTGATACTCCGGGCTGTCTGTTCGAACATCTGCTCATGAAAGGCTTTGAAAAGTCCGATCGATTCATTCACCGGTTCGATCCACTCTTCTTTGAGCTGTGCGATACTCTGCAGCAGGGAGAGATGCTGTGGGAAAGTTGCCTTCATAGGATTGAAGAGCCGTACCATTTTGAAGTACTGCCCCAGTGCCCGCTTCCACTCCTCTACATAATTGGTCTCGTCTATGAGGTTGATCAGGGCCATGGAGGGCTGTCCTGTCCAGCGCAGTATCTCCATCTCCGCTTCGTACTCCTCCCCGTAGGGTTTCGAGCCATCCACCACATAGATGATCCCCGCACCGGCCATAATGGGTTCAAGCAGCTCTATCTCGTCATTGAAGCGTTCGTTGTCTCTGTGTTCGTTGATGAATGCCTGCACCACGTCAGGCCTTTTGTCTGCCGTTACTTCATGCTTTTGAAGCCATGCCAGTACCGAGCGTGCTCTTTGGAAACCAGGTGTATCGAAGAGTTCATACAGCACCCTGCCGTCTACGGTCAGCGGAAAAGAACGTTTTTTCGTCGTGGTCCCCGGCGTGTCGGAGATCTGTACAGAGTCATCGAATGCCAGGGTCGAGACGATACTGCTCTTGCCTTTGTTCGGATGTCCCACTACGGCAAATTTCGGGTGTGTCTCTGTCATATTTTCAGCCATACTTTCTTCTCTCCAAGGTCCTGGAGTTTCCTTCCCCAGACCGCAAGTTCGTTCTCTTTGGGAAGGTAGCCGTTGGGAGCCGTTCCAACCGGTGCAACGATGATCTTGTCCGCCACTTTGGCCAA contains the following coding sequences:
- a CDS encoding phosphatidylglycerophosphatase A, with protein sequence MTLQKLFLTFFGAGLSPKAPGTAGTLASLPVGLAVLHYFGMETLFMLTFAITIIGIFEINKYENLTGEHDQQEIVIDEAAGMWLSLMIASSTAATMSYPYADVLAIILSFAAFRLFDIWKPSTIGWIDREVKGGLGVMMDDVIAGIAGGFLTVVIMMGVERLF
- a CDS encoding DUF3482 domain-containing protein → MAENMTETHPKFAVVGHPNKGKSSIVSTLAFDDSVQISDTPGTTTKKRSFPLTVDGRVLYELFDTPGFQRARSVLAWLQKHEVTADKRPDVVQAFINEHRDNERFNDEIELLEPIMAGAGIIYVVDGSKPYGEEYEAEMEILRWTGQPSMALINLIDETNYVEEWKRALGQYFKMVRLFNPMKATFPQHLSLLQSIAQLKEEWIEPVNESIGLFKAFHEQMFEQTARSITQLLYHSLSHVERLPIKEEDATEKEKTLVLERYKARLREYEELEQKRVEKVWHHENLEKAQQALLFDGMDLFSKESASLFGLSRKELLITGTTGGAMTGAGIDLLLGGSTLFLGSAIGAMVGGAGVFFGFNELSEVKVLGQKLGKRYLEAGPMKNVNFPYILLNRALFHATKIASRSHALRNKVLLEMGRDFTSKWMDDEVRKSLEKCHVLFRSGDEVKPETMKAYEETIGMILRRLID